Proteins from one Bradyrhizobium amphicarpaeae genomic window:
- the fabB gene encoding beta-ketoacyl-ACP synthase I produces MRRVVVTGMGIVSSIGNNTQEVLASLHEAKSGISRAEKYAELGFRSQVQGAPSLDPSTVVDRRAMRFLGQGAAWNHVAMEQAIQDSGLSPEEVSNIRTGIIMGSGGPSARTIVESADITRTKGPKRVGPFAVPKAMSSTASATLATWFKIKGVNYSISSACATSNHCVGNAYETIQIGKQDIIFAGGCEELDWSLSVLFDAMGAMSSKYNDTPATASRPYDVNRDGFVIAGGAGVLVLEELEHAKARGARIYGEIVGYGATSDGYDMVAPSGEGAERCMRMAMSTVRTKVDYINPHATSTPAGDPPEIDALRRVFGSGEKCPPISATKALTGHSLGATGVQEAIYSLLMMNNGFICESAHIQELDPAFADMPIVRKRIDNVKIGTVLSNSFGFGGTNATLVFSRMDV; encoded by the coding sequence ATGAGGCGGGTTGTGGTCACCGGGATGGGCATCGTCTCGTCGATCGGAAACAACACCCAGGAGGTGCTTGCGAGCCTTCACGAGGCGAAGTCGGGCATTTCGCGGGCTGAGAAATATGCCGAGCTCGGCTTTCGTTCGCAGGTGCAGGGCGCGCCGTCGCTCGACCCTTCGACGGTGGTCGATCGCCGCGCGATGCGTTTCCTCGGTCAGGGCGCGGCGTGGAATCACGTCGCGATGGAGCAGGCGATTCAGGACTCCGGCCTGAGCCCAGAGGAAGTCTCCAACATCCGCACCGGCATCATCATGGGTTCCGGCGGCCCTTCCGCCCGCACCATCGTCGAATCCGCCGACATCACCCGCACCAAGGGACCGAAGCGCGTCGGACCTTTCGCAGTGCCGAAGGCGATGTCGTCCACGGCTTCCGCGACGCTTGCGACCTGGTTCAAGATCAAGGGTGTGAACTATTCGATCTCCTCGGCCTGTGCGACGTCGAACCATTGCGTCGGCAACGCCTATGAGACGATCCAGATCGGCAAGCAGGACATCATCTTCGCCGGCGGCTGCGAGGAACTGGACTGGTCGCTCTCGGTGCTGTTCGACGCCATGGGCGCGATGTCCTCGAAGTACAACGACACGCCAGCCACCGCCTCGCGTCCCTACGACGTCAACCGCGACGGCTTCGTGATTGCGGGCGGTGCCGGCGTGCTGGTGCTGGAAGAGCTCGAGCATGCCAAGGCGCGCGGCGCGCGCATTTATGGTGAGATCGTCGGCTACGGCGCGACCTCGGACGGCTACGACATGGTTGCACCCTCAGGCGAAGGCGCCGAGCGCTGCATGCGCATGGCGATGTCCACGGTGAGAACCAAGGTCGACTACATCAATCCGCACGCGACCTCGACGCCGGCCGGCGATCCTCCGGAGATCGACGCGCTCCGCCGCGTGTTCGGAAGTGGCGAGAAGTGCCCGCCGATCTCGGCGACCAAGGCGCTGACCGGCCACTCGCTGGGCGCCACCGGCGTGCAGGAAGCGATCTACTCGCTGCTGATGATGAACAACGGCTTCATCTGCGAGAGCGCCCACATCCAGGAGCTCGATCCCGCGTTCGCCGACATGCCGATCGTGCGCAAGCGCATCGATAACGTCAAGATCGGCACCGTGCTGTCGAACTCCTTCGGCTTCGGCGGCACCAACGCCACGCTGGTGTTCAGCCGGATGGATGTGTGA